Proteins co-encoded in one Solidesulfovibrio sp. genomic window:
- a CDS encoding riboflavin synthase has product MFTGLVMGLGRIEDVRARGEETRFRIKALFDLDHLVLGESIAVNGACLTVETAGDKEFSAYASAETLSKTGLGTLKAGSTVNLERALALGDRLGGHMVAGHVDCQARIESVTPAGQSTRLRLTFPQEFSTQVVPKGSVALDGISLTVNECGDGFLTVNIIPSTLGATTIGSWKPGVSVNMETDLIGKYVLRLLGPWKEAGGGKGSRLTEGFLREHGF; this is encoded by the coding sequence ATGTTTACCGGACTGGTGATGGGACTTGGCCGCATCGAGGACGTGCGCGCCCGCGGCGAGGAAACCCGTTTTCGCATCAAGGCGCTTTTCGACCTCGACCACCTCGTCCTTGGCGAATCCATCGCCGTCAACGGCGCCTGCCTGACCGTGGAAACGGCCGGGGACAAGGAATTTTCCGCCTACGCCTCGGCCGAGACCCTGTCCAAGACGGGCCTGGGGACGCTCAAGGCCGGCAGCACCGTCAACCTGGAGCGCGCCCTGGCCCTCGGCGACCGCCTGGGCGGCCACATGGTCGCCGGCCACGTGGACTGCCAGGCCAGGATCGAATCCGTGACCCCGGCCGGCCAGTCCACCCGCTTGCGCCTGACCTTTCCCCAGGAATTCTCCACCCAGGTCGTGCCCAAGGGCTCGGTGGCCCTGGACGGCATCAGCCTCACGGTCAACGAATGCGGCGACGGGTTCCTCACGGTCAACATCATCCCCTCGACCCTGGGCGCCACCACCATCGGCTCCTGGAAGCCGGGCGTTTCGGTCAACATGGAGACGGACCTGATCGGCAAATACGTGCTGCGCCTGCTCGGCCCGTGGAAAGAGGCCGGCGGCGGCAAGGGCTCGCGCCTCACCGAGGGCTTCCTGCGCGAGCACGGCTTCTAG
- a CDS encoding BrnT family toxin has product MEFAFDPEKSRMNQEKHGIDFVAVQALWDDPDLLQIPARTEDEPRFLVIGRLAGKHWSVVITFRGDTVRLISARRSRKNEVLLYES; this is encoded by the coding sequence ATGGAGTTTGCTTTCGACCCGGAGAAAAGCCGCATGAACCAGGAAAAGCACGGCATCGATTTCGTCGCCGTGCAAGCGCTTTGGGACGATCCGGATCTGTTGCAAATCCCGGCGCGCACCGAGGATGAACCCCGGTTTCTGGTCATCGGCCGGCTGGCCGGAAAACACTGGTCCGTGGTGATCACCTTTCGAGGCGACACGGTTCGCCTCATTTCGGCCAGGCGCTCCCGGAAAAACGAGGTGCTCTTGTATGAAAGCTGA
- a CDS encoding TIGR01212 family radical SAM protein (This family includes YhcC from E. coli K-12, an uncharacterized radical SAM protein.): MPPRHNAMNPRYLTLATAFRALFGRRAKKIPLDAGGSCPNRDGTLSRGGCLFCNAAGSGTGLYHTGFGLRAQWDRLTPPARRRGEALVAYLQSFSNTHGPAARLAALLAELAALPEVAGIRLGTRPDCLDAEKIALFAAAPVAHKQLELGLQSADDATLRRIRRGHDAAGFARATRLAAGAGIGVTAHLMAGLPGEDTAGFLASVGFINALPVTGVKFHNTLVVAGSSLAALHEAGGYAPMGRETYVAAVAEAIARLRPDIVVERINADPAPGELLAPAWAADKRGLLADIAARLDALDIRQGCRFRP; the protein is encoded by the coding sequence TTGCCACCCCGCCACAACGCCATGAACCCGCGCTATCTGACCCTGGCCACCGCCTTCCGCGCCCTGTTCGGACGGCGGGCGAAAAAAATTCCCCTGGACGCGGGCGGCTCCTGCCCCAACCGCGACGGCACCCTGTCGCGGGGTGGCTGTCTTTTCTGCAACGCGGCGGGATCGGGGACGGGCCTCTACCATACGGGCTTCGGCCTTCGGGCGCAATGGGACCGGCTGACCCCGCCGGCCCGGCGGCGCGGCGAAGCGCTGGTCGCCTACCTGCAATCGTTTTCCAACACCCACGGCCCGGCGGCGCGCCTGGCCGCGCTCCTGGCCGAACTGGCCGCCCTGCCGGAGGTGGCCGGCATCCGCCTGGGCACCCGGCCGGACTGCCTGGACGCGGAGAAAATCGCCCTTTTCGCCGCCGCGCCCGTGGCCCACAAGCAGTTGGAGCTGGGCCTGCAATCGGCCGACGACGCGACGCTGCGGCGCATCCGCCGCGGCCACGACGCGGCCGGCTTCGCCCGGGCGACGCGGCTGGCCGCCGGGGCCGGCATCGGCGTCACCGCCCACCTCATGGCCGGGCTGCCGGGCGAGGACACGGCCGGGTTCCTAGCCAGCGTCGGGTTCATCAACGCCCTGCCCGTGACCGGGGTCAAGTTCCACAACACCCTGGTGGTGGCCGGATCGAGCCTGGCGGCGCTGCACGAGGCCGGCGGGTACGCGCCCATGGGGCGCGAAACCTACGTCGCGGCCGTGGCCGAGGCCATCGCCCGGCTGCGGCCGGACATCGTGGTGGAGCGCATAAACGCCGACCCGGCCCCGGGGGAACTGCTCGCCCCGGCCTGGGCGGCGGACAAGCGCGGCCTGCTGGCCGACATCGCCGCCCGGCTCGACGCCCTGGACATCCGGCAGGGCTGCCGGTTTCGGCCGTGA
- the brnA gene encoding type II toxin-antitoxin system BrnA family antitoxin produces the protein MKAEEFDAAFESGENMLPHLDLDGAVRRNQQVRRVNVDFPLWMVKELDRRARRLGVTRQSLLKVYIAASLRDQGETTPLPL, from the coding sequence ATGAAAGCTGAGGAATTCGACGCCGCCTTCGAAAGCGGCGAAAACATGCTGCCGCATCTGGACCTCGACGGCGCCGTGCGCCGCAACCAGCAAGTCCGGCGCGTCAACGTGGATTTTCCCCTGTGGATGGTCAAGGAACTCGACCGGCGGGCCAGGCGCCTGGGCGTCACCCGCCAGTCCCTGCTCAAGGTCTACATCGCCGCCTCCCTCAGGGACCAGGGCGAAACCACTCCCCTGCCGCTCTAG
- a CDS encoding MGMT family protein, giving the protein MATRTETCLAGPLALTIHWQGDEVASLSLDWSKGKTRRLATEAGEAVQAALERYVAGEETDWPALPWRLEGLSDFARRVLAELARVPRGQMVSYGWLAAKAGRPKAARAVGRVMARNPFPMLVPCHRVVGADGTLTGFGPGLDMKRYLLEREGALAPKPTQG; this is encoded by the coding sequence ATGGCGACACGGACCGAAACATGCCTGGCCGGGCCGCTGGCCCTGACCATCCACTGGCAAGGCGACGAGGTCGCCAGCCTGTCCCTGGACTGGTCCAAGGGCAAGACGCGGCGCCTGGCCACCGAGGCCGGCGAGGCGGTGCAGGCCGCCCTGGAACGCTACGTGGCCGGCGAGGAAACGGACTGGCCCGCCCTGCCCTGGCGCCTGGAGGGCCTGTCGGACTTCGCCCGGCGGGTGCTCGCCGAACTGGCCCGGGTGCCCCGGGGCCAGATGGTCAGCTACGGCTGGCTGGCGGCCAAGGCCGGCCGGCCCAAGGCGGCCCGGGCCGTGGGCCGGGTCATGGCCCGCAACCCCTTCCCCATGCTCGTTCCCTGCCACCGGGTGGTGGGGGCCGACGGCACGCTCACGGGCTTCGGCCCGGGGCTCGACATGAAACGCTACCTGCTGGAGCGCGAAGGCGCCCTGGCCCCAAAGCCCACACAAGGATGA